From the Paenibacillus sp. FSL H8-0548 genome, one window contains:
- a CDS encoding glycosyl hydrolase family 18 protein, whose translation MKLRAKMMTMIGIVTVLMFGASLQAFAYDAQLKLYRDVPESDWGAESIYRLVALGVVSGYEDGTYRPSTELTREAFVKLLVESVQPAAAEVKPSAIADVSKDRWSYSTIKAAYDAGWLDLLMKDGKFNPTQSIKREEVAALTAYALLQGSTAEERKRWLEAGWLEAREQVEYGDIDQVDQRLAPYVLRTSADAIMQGNDKGLFLPKKSLTRREAALIIDRMIGFRSKDHALEISAFYAAGGPYKKQERFAAADEIIFDWAKLEYLGAGKASAVLSLPIDWQQTIAAAEASGSTKTLMVFGNTTFQKLGEFVMDAEARKAFVASLNTVLANPQYGFDRVAIDFEGLVPESHKESFTALIREVKAELNSETSLTVVVPPAYYYAGYDYKQIGELADQVVLMAYEFTHEASGLPSAPLTLVGDSVRAALTDIPANKLLLGISKQANQWTTKADGTVEFFRSPAIAAVETRAAASETTSVMQLPYFLNKLTFSDDRGTHLLWYENTKSIEAKMRLAKELGLRGVAVWQINQLTDEDWAMISTYNK comes from the coding sequence TTGAAGCTGCGAGCGAAAATGATGACGATGATTGGAATTGTGACGGTGCTTATGTTTGGAGCATCACTGCAGGCATTTGCGTATGATGCGCAATTAAAGCTGTATCGTGATGTGCCGGAGTCGGACTGGGGAGCTGAATCTATTTATCGGCTTGTTGCTCTTGGCGTCGTTTCTGGCTATGAAGATGGTACGTATCGTCCTAGTACTGAGCTTACTAGAGAGGCGTTTGTTAAGCTGCTGGTAGAATCCGTTCAGCCTGCGGCAGCAGAGGTGAAACCATCGGCAATCGCTGACGTGTCGAAGGATCGCTGGTCTTATTCTACGATAAAGGCTGCTTATGACGCTGGATGGTTGGATTTGCTGATGAAGGATGGCAAATTTAATCCTACCCAAAGCATTAAACGTGAGGAAGTTGCCGCATTAACGGCCTATGCGCTGCTGCAGGGAAGTACTGCCGAGGAACGAAAGCGTTGGCTGGAAGCGGGCTGGCTAGAGGCACGCGAGCAGGTGGAGTATGGGGATATCGATCAAGTAGATCAACGGCTTGCTCCTTATGTGCTTAGGACATCCGCGGACGCTATTATGCAAGGAAATGATAAGGGACTATTTCTACCGAAGAAGTCTTTAACACGCCGGGAGGCAGCCTTAATTATTGATCGGATGATTGGTTTCCGAAGCAAAGACCATGCGCTGGAGATTTCTGCATTTTATGCAGCAGGCGGTCCTTACAAGAAGCAGGAGCGCTTTGCAGCTGCTGATGAAATTATTTTCGACTGGGCAAAGCTGGAGTATCTAGGTGCTGGGAAGGCATCTGCTGTGCTCTCGCTGCCTATCGACTGGCAGCAGACCATTGCAGCGGCAGAAGCAAGCGGATCGACGAAAACGCTGATGGTTTTTGGGAATACAACATTCCAAAAGCTTGGAGAATTTGTGATGGATGCAGAAGCTCGCAAAGCATTTGTTGCATCACTTAACACGGTTCTCGCAAATCCACAATATGGTTTTGATAGAGTTGCTATCGATTTCGAGGGTCTTGTACCCGAGTCTCATAAGGAGTCGTTCACTGCACTCATTCGTGAGGTTAAGGCTGAACTAAATAGTGAAACGTCGCTTACGGTTGTTGTCCCGCCTGCTTATTATTATGCGGGTTATGATTACAAGCAAATCGGGGAGTTGGCTGATCAGGTCGTGCTGATGGCGTATGAATTCACGCATGAAGCGAGCGGGCTTCCTTCTGCACCGCTCACATTGGTAGGAGACTCTGTGCGAGCTGCGCTGACCGATATCCCAGCGAACAAGCTGTTGTTAGGAATATCTAAGCAGGCTAATCAATGGACGACCAAAGCAGACGGTACGGTAGAGTTCTTTCGGTCTCCGGCAATTGCAGCAGTTGAAACCCGGGCAGCTGCTTCCGAGACGACTTCAGTTATGCAGCTTCCGTATTTTTTGAATAAACTTACCTTTTCGGATGATAGGGGTACACATTTGCTTTGGTATGAGAATACGAAGAGCATTGAGGCCAAAATGCGATTGGCGAAGGAGCTTGGTCTGCGCGGCGTGGCAGTATGGCAGATCAATCAGCTGACGGATGAAGATTGGGCGATGATTTCAACTTATAATAAGTAG
- a CDS encoding AraC family transcriptional regulator, with amino-acid sequence MIRNNEHNALSDLLQTLQLQLLIAHKTQVLPTWGEQNSVPEYNKLYFICEGEGWIRIGSSDYYPKPGQLFLTPAHTKVSFSTINNRPYLKYWCHFSIMAGPLDLFQWIGVPLCLNIEDSHRMTCLFQELIEWHEQDSIVARLREKSVLLEIVSHFLESVPIQVLQHRTEEMSRLSIIQQFVDSRLHTSINVEQIAEAVHLHPNYFSTYFKKHFGIPPLKYVSRKRTERAKQLLTTTSLSIKEIADQAGFKETNHFTKFFRKEAGLAPTEYRAAYTEQHPLPASHLIIKAHSTNDDGRN; translated from the coding sequence GTGATTAGAAACAACGAACATAATGCGTTATCCGATTTGCTTCAAACGCTGCAGCTGCAATTGCTCATCGCGCATAAAACGCAAGTTCTACCTACTTGGGGAGAACAAAATTCAGTACCAGAGTATAATAAGCTGTACTTTATTTGTGAGGGCGAAGGTTGGATTCGGATTGGATCTAGCGATTATTATCCGAAACCTGGTCAGCTCTTTCTTACGCCAGCACATACCAAAGTATCCTTCTCCACCATAAATAATCGACCATACTTAAAATACTGGTGCCATTTCAGCATAATGGCTGGTCCCTTAGATCTGTTTCAATGGATAGGGGTTCCGCTATGCCTCAATATTGAAGATTCCCATCGCATGACATGCTTGTTTCAAGAGCTAATCGAATGGCATGAACAGGATTCTATCGTCGCTCGGCTTCGCGAGAAGTCTGTGCTGCTGGAGATCGTCAGCCATTTTCTCGAATCCGTTCCGATCCAAGTGCTTCAGCACCGGACAGAGGAAATGAGCCGCTTAAGCATCATCCAGCAATTCGTGGACAGCCGTCTCCATACGAGCATTAACGTCGAACAAATCGCCGAGGCTGTCCATCTTCATCCCAACTATTTCAGCACCTATTTCAAAAAACATTTCGGCATACCGCCGCTGAAATATGTCAGTCGCAAACGAACAGAGCGTGCCAAACAGCTCTTAACGACAACCTCGCTCAGCATCAAAGAGATTGCCGATCAAGCCGGCTTTAAAGAGACGAATCATTTCACAAAATTTTTTCGAAAAGAAGCCGGCCTTGCTCCGACTGAATATCGTGCTGCCTATACCGAGCAGCATCCTCTTCCAGCTTCTCATTTGATTATAAAAGCGCATTCAACAAATGACGATGGAAGAAACTAA